In Luteolibacter sp. Y139, the DNA window TGAAGGGCCAAAGCATTCGGGATGAAGCTCAGGACCGGTTGGCGGTAGCCCGTGGTTCCCCGGTCGGTAAAGGCTTGGTCCGGGTTCTGCGGATAATTGATCACCCAATGGAACGCCAAGGCGTCAACGCCACCGGTGCCCGTGGCGGGATCGATGAAGGCGGAGGCGTCGATCTTGGCATTGACGGCCCCGTTGATCCGGTTGGCATTCGCGGCGTCGGGGTTCGTCACGTTTTTCGGAGTCGCGCCGTTCGTGATCACGATGAACTTCCCCTCCGGCAGCCGCGGCGGGGCGATGGTGCCGCCGGGCTTCTGTAGCCGGTAAAAGCGTGCAGGGTCGGCTGAGGGGACGGTGATGGAGAACAGCCCGTCGAACTCGGCGGGCCCGTCCACCGGGGTCCACGTTCCGGCTAACAGATCGGTGGTCGTTTCCAGTCCGCGACCCAAGCTGTCGTTCCAAGTCGGCCAAGTCAGGGTGTCCTGATTCCCTGCGCGATGGAAGGCCAGCACCGGCGGGACCGGCGGCAAGTTGCAAAGCAGATCGGCCGGAGTGAAGTTACCGGGGGCAAAGGTGAAGATCCGCAATTCGTCGAGCTTGCCCTTGAAGAAGGTCGCCCGCGGGTCCGCCGGGGCAGCGGCGAGGCGAAGGGTAAGGCCCTGCGCGCCTGGCAACTGCTCCACGCTCGCACCGGAGGCCACACCATTGATGTAGAAGGTGGAGCTGGTGCCGGTGCAGACGAAGGCCAGATGGGTCCACTGGCCCGCGACCATCGCTCCCGCCCCAAAGACGACCCTGCCGCCGAAGAGCGCGGAGAACGTGCCGGTGCTGCCATTCTTGATGATGCCCCAGCCGTTCGCACCGGGTTCCCCCGTGTAGACGATAACACCTTCGCCGCCCGACTGATCCGGCTTCACCCAGAGCTCCACGCCGAAGTCTGTGGTCGGCACGTTCCAGTTGCCGGTGGTGGCATGCTGGGTCCCGTCGAAGTCCATCGAAAGCCGGCTGTTGCCATTCGCGACGTCCGCGGAGTAGAGCGCGCCGGCGGTGACGACGAGAGCTTCCATCGAGCCATGGCCCGAGCTGTCCGCCGAGCTGGTGGCGACGGCTCCGGCAGCCGCGCCGCTATCGACCTCACCGAGACGGAAGTAGCGGATGGCATTCACTTCCGCGGCGGCGGGAAGAATCAGGGCAAGCGCCAAGAGCAGGCGCGTGGTTAAGGAAAACATGAGGAAGCTCGGATGACGGGGAGGCCCGGATAGAAGGGTGACGGGCCAAACAAAGTGCCCGGGTGCCGGAAGCAAACGGTCTGCTTCAACAAGTCAGCGGCTCCATCCATGCAGTAGGGTGGAAGATAAGTCAAGATGCGTGCAACGAGCGGGTTTGGTTAGACGAGCGACTTGCAATGTGCATGGATGCTTTCTGGATGGGATGGGCTGCCTCGGGCCAAAAGAAGGATGGACCTGTCGATCGCCTCGCGGCTTTGCGAGAGCGAGGAAGATGATTACGGCGCACATCACGCCGCCGCACTCCAAGTGCATGAACCCGGTCCGCCATTCAAACCAGCACCCATGTCGGACCTAGATCCCCTATGGCCGAAGAGCTTACTTCCGGGCTCGCTGCCGAGGAGGGCGGCGACCGGCTGCGTGCAGCCGAGGTTTACCGAATTCTAGCGATCTCGGCCTATCGTGCCGGCGCGGTCTCATCGGCGAAGATTTACTTTAGGCTATCGACCAAAACGGCCCCGGACTCTTGGATTGAAGTTCTCGGTCATCCGATACTCTCCCAGCTTTTCGACGATTGATGTGGCCGGCCGATTTCGAAGACTGATCGGACTCGCCGATCGACTCGGATTTCAGAGGAAGCCCCTTTCAACGCAGCGGCATAACGGAGGAATCTATACGCATGGCCCAGGAGTATCCGCGGAAAAACCTCGCTGGCAGTGCTCTGGCAAGACAACCCATGCCGGCATTCTGTGACTTCGCGCTGAAACTCGTCCGCCATCGGTCCCACCTTTCCTACCGCGTCCTTGAGCCGCTCGTTTGCCACCCCGAAATTCTTAGACGAATGTGGATGTGGTAAGCTTCGCCCGTGTTGATTGGTTGGCGGTAGGGCTCACCGTTCTTGGCGAGTGCCACCCGCTTTCGTCGAAGTGACCATTCTCGGGTTGTAATGGAATTTATAGGTTCAAATCGCACGTAGCCCGCGCATTTTGCCGCGCGAAAGGATGAGCAGGATGATTTCGGGTCTTCACAACGCGGCGGCTTCAGGATGGCACACATGCAGCAAGAGGCATGGCGATGAAAACATCCGATAATGGATCCAAAAGAGTGGCAGTGCTTGCGATGGACGGTTTTGAGCAATCCGAATTGCTTGACCCTGCCGGAGCGCTTCAAGAAGCTGGCGCGTCCGTGGTGATCGTGACTCCTGAGGGCGAAGCAATTCGGGGCTGGAAAGACAAGGAGTGGGGGCAAACGATCAGGGCGGATATGTCGCTAGGCGAAGCCGATCCGAAAGAATTCGATGCGTTGCTGCTGCCGGGCGGCGTGATCAATTCCGACAACCTTCGCACTTCCATTCCAGCGCAGGATTTCGTGAGACATTTCTTTGAAGCGGATAAGCCGGTCTTCGCCATCTGTCACGGTGCTCAGATCCTGATCGACGCAGATTTGGTCGACGGTCGTAAGATGACGTCGTATCACGCGATCTCCACCGACCTGATCAATGCGGGTGCAGAGTGGGAGAATGCGGAAGTGGTGGAGGACGGACGTTTGATTAGCTCGCGGGATCCCGATGATCTGCCGGCGTTTTGCAGCGCGATCTGTCGTGCGCTTGGGCTGAACGAGTCCCAATCCGTATGAGAGCGGAAAGGGGATTCGCCGGTGGAGAGAAGTGCTCGCCACAGAGGGAAGTTTTTCCGGAGCCCCTACCTCCCCTCCGCCCATTGTCGATCCGTGTGAGGGTGGGTCGCTCGGCTTCAGCCAAGGATAGCATGGCGACCAGATGAAAAATGTCACTCCAGGCCAAATCGACAATGGCGCAGCCAAGGTGAGCGACAACGAACGCTCCACATCTGGATTCGTCGCATCGCTGATGGATGACTTCATCCGGATTCCGGGGACCAATATCAGAATCGGGCTGGATCCGATCCTGGGTCTTTTTCCAGGCCTGGGGGATACGGTCGCCTCGCTTGTCGGTCTAGCGATCATCAACGAGGCCGGTCGGCGGGGCGTCTCCCGGAAGGTGCTGATCGCTATGGCTCTCAATATCCTCGCGAA includes these proteins:
- a CDS encoding type 1 glutamine amidotransferase domain-containing protein, which translates into the protein MKTSDNGSKRVAVLAMDGFEQSELLDPAGALQEAGASVVIVTPEGEAIRGWKDKEWGQTIRADMSLGEADPKEFDALLLPGGVINSDNLRTSIPAQDFVRHFFEADKPVFAICHGAQILIDADLVDGRKMTSYHAISTDLINAGAEWENAEVVEDGRLISSRDPDDLPAFCSAICRALGLNESQSV
- a CDS encoding LamG domain-containing protein; the encoded protein is MFSLTTRLLLALALILPAAAEVNAIRYFRLGEVDSGAAAGAVATSSADSSGHGSMEALVVTAGALYSADVANGNSRLSMDFDGTQHATTGNWNVPTTDFGVELWVKPDQSGGEGVIVYTGEPGANGWGIIKNGSTGTFSALFGGRVVFGAGAMVAGQWTHLAFVCTGTSSTFYINGVASGASVEQLPGAQGLTLRLAAAPADPRATFFKGKLDELRIFTFAPGNFTPADLLCNLPPVPPVLAFHRAGNQDTLTWPTWNDSLGRGLETTTDLLAGTWTPVDGPAEFDGLFSITVPSADPARFYRLQKPGGTIAPPRLPEGKFIVITNGATPKNVTNPDAANANRINGAVNAKIDASAFIDPATGTGGVDALAFHWVINYPQNPDQAFTDRGTTGYRQPVLSFIPNALALQPDPADTAGLGAKFALTVTSRLTGLTTVIDLQAQVVGSQLTLTLYNECQTELNACGTCDCTIEAALPVLSGDDT
- a CDS encoding DUF4112 domain-containing protein; the protein is MKNVTPGQIDNGAAKVSDNERSTSGFVASLMDDFIRIPGTNIRIGLDPILGLFPGLGDTVASLVGLAIINEAGRRGVSRKVLIAMALNILANAAVGAVPVVGDLFSVWFKSNRRNHDLLQKAMSAQMSPAERETAARHAGSFAILLIAGVMLGVVLIVVGSLALLKLIIGWMSA